From Desulfomicrobium macestii, one genomic window encodes:
- a CDS encoding TOBE domain-containing protein, with translation MHKLDQLDPNTLIQLSFLAQEEMRRRGLDESGGVVNRAPKAARIFQVPESVKYLEPGQLETLTRSFREWLRAARDSRTRQARTRIWLLFLLLRYTGMRLGEVLDLDDCADFDLARGVVMVRGDAPREIPLPIEVVDALVLFFEHPMSMELRGQIFRMDQGYVRRKFSERGLGTGIPRELLNPRVLRHSRAVELLRGGVPLVVVDAMLGHQSPSSQYVSFSDADTRRIMNHYILEEKKMKTSARNMFVGQISAVREGMILSEVEVTTASGLRVVSVITKESYENLGLAMGMTVIATVKAPWVVLVKEDSMLRTSARNKFCGRISAVNTGQIAAEVVVDLADGTKITSLITDESVSNLDLKVGDDICAMVKAFSVILTLE, from the coding sequence ATGCACAAATTGGACCAACTTGATCCGAATACATTGATTCAGCTGTCCTTTCTGGCGCAGGAGGAAATGAGGCGCCGGGGATTGGACGAATCGGGGGGCGTGGTAAATCGTGCTCCCAAGGCGGCCCGAATTTTTCAGGTACCCGAGTCGGTCAAGTATCTCGAACCCGGCCAGCTTGAAACCCTGACGCGCTCTTTTCGCGAATGGCTGCGTGCGGCCCGCGACTCGCGGACCCGTCAGGCGCGCACTCGCATCTGGCTCCTTTTCCTTCTTTTGCGCTACACGGGCATGCGCCTTGGCGAGGTCCTCGACCTCGATGATTGCGCCGACTTTGACCTCGCCCGGGGCGTGGTCATGGTCCGGGGCGACGCGCCCCGCGAAATCCCCCTGCCGATCGAGGTCGTGGACGCCCTGGTCCTCTTTTTCGAGCATCCCATGAGCATGGAGCTGCGGGGGCAGATTTTTCGCATGGACCAGGGGTACGTGCGTCGCAAGTTCTCCGAACGTGGCCTTGGCACTGGCATCCCCCGGGAGCTTTTGAACCCTCGCGTGCTCCGTCATTCCAGGGCCGTGGAGCTGCTGCGCGGCGGAGTGCCGCTGGTCGTGGTCGACGCCATGCTCGGCCACCAGAGTCCGTCCTCCCAGTACGTCAGCTTTTCCGATGCCGACACCCGGCGCATCATGAACCATTATATTTTGGAAGAAAAAAAGATGAAGACTTCAGCCAGAAACATGTTCGTGGGTCAGATCAGCGCCGTGCGCGAAGGAATGATTCTGAGCGAGGTCGAGGTGACCACCGCCTCGGGTCTGAGGGTCGTGTCCGTCATCACCAAGGAAAGTTACGAGAATCTGGGGCTGGCCATGGGCATGACCGTCATCGCGACGGTCAAGGCCCCCTGGGTGGTGCTGGTCAAGGAGGACTCCATGCTGAGGACCAGCGCCCGCAACAAGTTCTGCGGCAGGATCTCGGCCGTCAACACGGGGCAGATCGCGGCCGAGGTGGTGGTGGACCTTGCCGACGGCACCAAGATCACTTCGCTCATCACCGACGAGTCCGTGAGCAATCTCGATCTCAAGGTCGGCGACGACATCTGCGCCATGGTCAAGGCCTTCTCGGTTATCCTGACTCTTGAATGA
- the modA gene encoding molybdate ABC transporter substrate-binding protein — MNFKSLHTILSLCIVLMSTPAMAGDLLVSAAASLTNAFTEMKEPFEKAHPGTSLVLNFASSGALLKQMQQGAPVDVFASADQATMDRAEKLIDPATRVNFAGNALVLIVPAEGGLPLNDAAELKGKEVKLVAIGNPDSVPAGRYAKGALEHAGLYEALTPKFVLAESVRQALDYVARGEVQAGFVYATDAALRADKVKVTAEVAGHKPITYPVALLGTSGEKEMGQAFIDFVKSEEGQGILKKFGFKRP, encoded by the coding sequence ATGAATTTTAAATCGTTGCATACAATTTTGTCGCTTTGCATTGTCCTCATGTCCACTCCCGCCATGGCAGGGGATCTGCTGGTCTCGGCGGCCGCCAGCCTGACCAACGCCTTCACGGAAATGAAGGAACCCTTCGAAAAGGCTCATCCGGGAACCTCCCTGGTCCTGAATTTCGCCTCTTCCGGGGCGCTGCTCAAGCAGATGCAGCAGGGCGCGCCAGTGGATGTCTTCGCCTCGGCCGACCAGGCGACAATGGACAGGGCCGAAAAGCTCATCGACCCGGCCACCCGCGTCAATTTCGCGGGCAACGCCCTGGTCCTGATCGTGCCCGCCGAAGGTGGCCTGCCCCTGAACGACGCGGCCGAACTCAAGGGAAAAGAGGTCAAACTCGTGGCCATCGGCAACCCCGATTCCGTTCCGGCCGGGCGTTATGCCAAGGGCGCTCTGGAACATGCGGGCCTGTATGAGGCGCTGACCCCCAAATTTGTCCTGGCCGAGAGCGTGCGCCAGGCCCTCGACTACGTGGCCCGAGGAGAGGTCCAGGCCGGATTCGTCTACGCCACGGACGCAGCCCTGCGCGCCGACAAGGTCAAGGTTACGGCCGAGGTCGCCGGCCACAAGCCCATCACCTACCCCGTCGCCCTGCTTGGAACGTCCGGGGAAAAGGAAATGGGCCAGGCATTCATTGACTTCGTGAAGTCGGAGGAAGGCCAGGGCATCCTGAAGAAATTCGGGTTTAAAAGACCCTGA
- a CDS encoding iron-containing alcohol dehydrogenase — protein MIHTFQTVGKIIHGRGSSARIGDEVMRQGASRVFIIAGGSSIRNDCHKPLVESLARHDIPVEIFSGVSSEPTPSLVEECAASLRKFGADAVIGLGGGSVLDTAKAASLLAINGGPLEKYFGVDLIPAPCLPTFLVPTTAGTGSEMTSISVVADVASNSKKAIVSDHLFARAVVLDPELTVSMPPRITASTGLDALVHAMESYVNLSASPFTDCHNVQAMGMIAASIREAYSNGGNIEARESMLYASALAGMGFSNTQNGVIHAIAMAVPATHHIPHGVLVGALAPMGIAFNCLASPEKYARIAETLGCDAAGKNLDERAQSAADGFKRLLFDLGVKPGLEAHGVKREDIRGIAERAAATRRLMGNNPRKGTADELEKLIERHF, from the coding sequence ATGATTCACACATTTCAAACGGTCGGCAAAATCATTCACGGCAGAGGTTCCTCGGCAAGAATCGGCGATGAGGTCATGCGCCAAGGAGCGTCACGCGTTTTCATCATAGCGGGCGGGAGCAGCATCCGAAACGACTGCCACAAACCGCTCGTCGAATCCCTGGCACGACACGACATCCCGGTAGAAATATTTTCTGGGGTCTCCAGCGAACCGACCCCGTCGCTGGTTGAAGAGTGCGCGGCCAGTCTCAGAAAGTTCGGCGCGGACGCCGTCATCGGACTGGGAGGGGGAAGCGTCCTCGACACCGCCAAGGCAGCCTCTTTGCTGGCCATAAACGGAGGGCCCCTTGAAAAATACTTCGGGGTCGATCTGATCCCCGCGCCGTGTCTGCCAACCTTCCTCGTTCCCACCACGGCCGGGACCGGGAGCGAAATGACCTCCATCAGCGTCGTGGCGGATGTCGCGTCGAATTCGAAAAAAGCCATCGTCAGCGACCATCTCTTCGCCAGGGCGGTGGTGCTCGATCCGGAGCTGACCGTCTCCATGCCGCCACGCATTACAGCCTCCACCGGCCTCGACGCCCTCGTCCACGCCATGGAGTCCTACGTCAATCTCAGCGCCAGCCCGTTCACGGACTGCCACAACGTGCAGGCCATGGGCATGATCGCGGCCAGCATCCGGGAAGCCTACTCAAACGGCGGCAACATCGAAGCCAGGGAAAGCATGCTCTACGCTTCGGCCCTGGCCGGGATGGGCTTTTCCAACACGCAGAACGGAGTCATCCACGCCATCGCCATGGCCGTCCCGGCGACGCATCACATCCCCCACGGCGTTCTCGTCGGCGCGTTGGCCCCCATGGGCATCGCCTTCAACTGCCTGGCCAGCCCCGAGAAATACGCCCGGATCGCCGAAACACTCGGCTGCGATGCCGCTGGAAAAAATCTGGACGAGCGCGCACAAAGCGCCGCCGACGGTTTCAAGAGGCTGCTCTTTGATCTTGGCGTCAAGCCTGGCCTTGAAGCCCATGGGGTGAAGCGTGAGGATATTCGGGGCATCGCGGAACGCGCGGCCGCGACGCGGCGACTGATGGGCAACAATCCCCGAAAGGGAACCGCCGATGAACTGGAGAAGCTTATCGAAAGGCATTTCTAG
- a CDS encoding sigma-54 interaction domain-containing protein: protein MPNRSMDFLSKNFEYILDALPDGVFISDVSGVTLRVNRMYEQLTGLKQEQVQGKQVRALVENGVFDKILNPEIVRTGKPATHVQQLQNGKKLVLSGFPVFDDSGALRLVVTFVRDITMITRLNDQMEEQRHLIEQFHEQMAYIAQERSKTLTPIFESEVMQGVVNMLQTVAPTDASVLLLGETGVGKDVFARLTHAHSSRKDKIFLKVDCGGISETLTESEMFGYMPGAFTGASSKGKAGYFELADGGTVFLDEIGELPLSMQTRLLRVLQDGEIMRVGGSRPSKVDVRIIAATNKNLAECVETGTFRRDLFYRLNVATVTIPALRERPDDVRPLVEHFLRYYASKYGKSMAVMEVAMGILSRYQWPGNVRELQNMIHGLVITHKGTLVSPRDLPASVSEGLARERCYTDDILTGGRSLKNIMADIERDFLQQALEVHGSVQKVADLFQVDRSTIFRKVQKK from the coding sequence ATGCCAAACCGTTCCATGGATTTTCTTTCAAAGAACTTTGAATACATACTTGATGCTCTTCCCGATGGAGTGTTCATCTCGGACGTTTCGGGCGTGACCCTGCGTGTCAACCGCATGTACGAGCAGCTCACCGGGCTCAAGCAGGAGCAGGTGCAGGGCAAGCAGGTGCGCGCCCTTGTCGAGAATGGAGTCTTCGACAAGATCCTGAATCCTGAAATAGTTCGCACCGGCAAGCCCGCCACCCATGTGCAGCAGTTGCAGAACGGGAAGAAGCTGGTCCTGTCGGGATTTCCCGTATTCGATGATTCCGGGGCCCTGCGTCTGGTGGTCACCTTCGTGCGCGATATCACCATGATCACGCGCCTCAACGATCAGATGGAGGAACAGCGCCATCTGATCGAACAGTTTCATGAGCAGATGGCCTATATCGCCCAGGAGCGCAGCAAGACGCTGACCCCGATTTTTGAGAGCGAGGTGATGCAGGGCGTGGTGAACATGCTTCAGACCGTCGCCCCCACCGATGCCTCCGTGCTGTTGCTCGGCGAGACCGGCGTGGGCAAGGATGTCTTCGCGCGCCTCACGCACGCCCACAGTTCGCGCAAGGACAAGATCTTTCTCAAGGTGGACTGTGGCGGCATCTCCGAAACCCTGACCGAGTCCGAGATGTTCGGTTACATGCCGGGCGCCTTCACCGGCGCGTCGAGCAAGGGCAAGGCCGGCTATTTCGAGCTGGCCGACGGAGGCACGGTTTTTCTGGACGAGATAGGCGAGCTGCCGCTGTCCATGCAGACCCGGCTGTTGCGAGTCTTGCAGGACGGAGAGATCATGCGCGTCGGCGGGAGCCGTCCGAGCAAGGTGGACGTCCGGATCATCGCCGCCACCAACAAGAATCTGGCCGAGTGCGTGGAGACGGGGACCTTTCGCCGCGATCTTTTCTACCGCCTGAATGTGGCCACGGTCACCATCCCCGCGCTGCGCGAGCGGCCCGACGACGTGCGGCCCCTGGTCGAGCATTTTCTGCGCTATTATGCCTCCAAATACGGCAAGAGCATGGCCGTCATGGAGGTCGCCATGGGCATCCTGTCACGCTACCAATGGCCCGGAAACGTGCGGGAACTGCAGAACATGATCCATGGCCTGGTCATAACCCACAAGGGAACCCTCGTGTCCCCGCGCGACCTTCCCGCCTCCGTCTCCGAGGGCCTGGCGCGCGAGCGGTGCTACACCGACGACATCCTGACCGGCGGGCGCTCGCTGAAGAACATCATGGCCGACATCGAGCGGGATTTTCTGCAGCAGGCCCTTGAAGTTCACGGTTCGGTGCAGAAAGTCGCCGATCTTTTCCAGGTCGATCGCAGCACTATTTTCAGGAAGGTCCAGAAAAAGTGA
- the hpsH gene encoding (2S)-3-sulfopropanediol dehydratase activating enzyme: MSALEDKKKKGLVFNIQKYSVHDGPGIRTIVFLKGCPLSCNWCSNPESQKSEPELAFNAGRCLTFSKCTRCLQACLRGAIIREADDTLRIDRTLCDGCPKNCAEACPSQGLIVYGQERSVDDVLRVVEQDAAFYTRSSGGLTLSGGEPLMQGEFALALLRDARRRRIKTAVETCGMVPWKTLEAASEYLNYVLYDIKHMDSGIHEAQTGCSNEWILDNFRKLALLDPNKTILARTPVIPGFNDSEEAILAIARFLEPFPNVRYEMLPYHRLGTQKYHFLDRVPPMDEVTLDKSVMPRLIDAARSVLGDRVEVTK; the protein is encoded by the coding sequence ATGAGCGCGCTAGAAGACAAAAAGAAGAAAGGTCTGGTGTTCAACATCCAGAAATATTCCGTGCACGACGGCCCCGGGATTCGGACCATCGTGTTTCTGAAGGGGTGTCCCCTGTCCTGCAACTGGTGCAGCAATCCCGAGTCGCAAAAAAGCGAACCCGAGTTGGCCTTCAATGCCGGTCGTTGCCTCACGTTCTCCAAATGCACGCGCTGTCTGCAGGCCTGCCTGCGCGGAGCGATCATACGGGAGGCCGACGACACGCTGCGCATAGACCGCACGCTTTGTGACGGATGTCCGAAAAATTGCGCCGAAGCGTGTCCGTCGCAGGGGCTTATCGTCTACGGGCAGGAGCGGAGCGTCGATGACGTGCTGAGGGTTGTCGAGCAGGATGCGGCGTTCTACACCAGATCCAGCGGCGGATTGACCTTGTCCGGAGGGGAGCCGCTCATGCAGGGCGAGTTTGCCCTGGCTTTGCTGCGCGATGCGCGTCGTCGCAGGATCAAGACGGCGGTGGAGACGTGCGGCATGGTTCCATGGAAGACGCTGGAGGCCGCGTCCGAATATCTGAATTACGTCTTGTATGATATCAAGCATATGGACAGCGGGATTCATGAAGCGCAGACCGGATGTTCCAACGAGTGGATTCTCGACAATTTCAGGAAGCTCGCCCTGCTTGACCCGAACAAGACGATTCTGGCCCGCACTCCGGTGATTCCCGGATTCAATGATTCGGAGGAAGCAATCCTCGCCATTGCGCGGTTCCTGGAGCCATTCCCGAATGTGCGCTATGAAATGCTTCCCTATCATCGTCTTGGGACACAGAAATATCATTTTCTCGATCGTGTTCCGCCCATGGATGAAGTCACTCTGGATAAATCCGTCATGCCGAGACTGATTGATGCTGCCAGGAGCGTTCTTGGAGACAGGGTTGAGGTGACTAAGTAA
- the hpsG gene encoding (2S)-3-sulfopropanediol dehydratase, with protein MTRFTCGCMSPQEERLYNQIEGKEDKFRKTHSRVFKLLEKFDGQKPRIDIERALYFTQSMQETEGQPLVLRWAKALKHIAENMTVYVQEDQLLLGRAGFDGRYGILYPELDGDFLDIAVRDLPTRKQSPATITPEDAKIVVEQIAPFWKGKTFHEKLNAALPEEVHKLTYDDPEGLMSRFIVNETASFRSSIQWVHDFEKILKRGFNDIKREAEEKLDALDPLSPKDNCEKRPFLEAIVIVCDAIVHWAKRHAVLAREVAEKETNPARKAELIRMAENAERVPGEPARDFWEACQSQWFTQMFSRIEQKTGTTISNGRMDQYFYPYYAQDVEAGKLTEEQAMELLECMWVGMAEFIDMYISPTGGAFNEGYAHWEAVTVGGQTPDGRDATNDLTHLILKSKREFPLHYPDLAARIHSRSPESYLWDVAETIKDGSGFPKLINDEEIVPLYVSKGATFAEAYDYAVSGCTEARMPNRDTYTSGGAYINFAAAVEMVLRNGRMKKYGDAELGLKTGDPTTFATWEEFWNAYVQQHLLFLRAAFVQQYKINKIRATCFAQPMGSAMHDLCMKHCIDLHQEQIPEGINLGYFEYMGLGTVVDSLAAIKKLVFEDKKLTMQQIIDAIDANFEGHEDIEALLRSAPCYGNNDPYADSIGREIDRISVEYGGKYSKDLGMHNDVRYVPFTSHVPFGKVVSATPNGRKQYTPLSDGSSASHGADVNGPTAILLSNYNTKNYGMRDRAARMLNIKFTPKCIEGEQGTEKLVSFIRTFCDLKIWHVQFNVINRDTLIAAKKDPQKYRNLIVRIAGYSAYFVDLSPDLQDDLIARTEHGDI; from the coding sequence ATGACTCGCTTTACTTGTGGATGCATGTCGCCTCAGGAAGAACGCCTTTATAATCAGATTGAAGGTAAGGAAGATAAATTCAGAAAGACCCACAGTCGTGTCTTCAAGCTCCTGGAAAAATTTGACGGACAGAAACCCCGCATCGATATTGAGCGTGCCTTGTATTTCACGCAGTCGATGCAAGAGACTGAAGGACAGCCTCTTGTTCTGCGCTGGGCAAAGGCTCTGAAGCATATCGCCGAAAACATGACTGTTTACGTTCAGGAAGATCAGCTTCTGCTGGGCCGCGCCGGTTTCGACGGCCGCTACGGCATTCTCTATCCTGAACTCGATGGTGACTTTCTGGATATCGCAGTGCGCGACCTGCCCACTCGTAAGCAGTCTCCCGCGACCATCACTCCCGAGGACGCAAAGATTGTCGTCGAGCAGATCGCTCCCTTCTGGAAGGGCAAGACCTTCCACGAGAAGCTCAACGCCGCCCTGCCCGAGGAAGTTCACAAGCTGACCTACGACGATCCGGAAGGGCTCATGTCCCGCTTCATCGTCAACGAGACCGCCTCGTTCCGTTCCTCCATCCAGTGGGTGCATGACTTCGAGAAGATTCTGAAGCGCGGCTTCAACGACATCAAGCGCGAAGCCGAAGAGAAGCTGGACGCCCTCGATCCGCTCAGCCCCAAGGACAACTGCGAGAAGAGGCCTTTCCTCGAAGCCATCGTCATCGTCTGCGATGCCATCGTGCATTGGGCCAAGCGCCATGCCGTGCTGGCCCGTGAAGTGGCGGAGAAGGAAACCAACCCGGCCCGCAAGGCGGAGCTGATCCGCATGGCCGAAAATGCCGAGCGTGTTCCCGGCGAGCCCGCCCGTGATTTCTGGGAAGCCTGCCAGAGCCAGTGGTTCACGCAGATGTTCTCCCGCATCGAGCAGAAGACCGGCACGACCATCTCCAACGGTCGCATGGACCAGTATTTTTACCCCTACTACGCCCAGGATGTCGAGGCGGGCAAGCTGACCGAAGAGCAGGCCATGGAGCTTCTGGAGTGCATGTGGGTCGGCATGGCCGAATTCATCGACATGTACATCTCTCCCACGGGCGGCGCCTTCAACGAAGGCTACGCGCACTGGGAAGCGGTGACCGTGGGCGGCCAGACCCCGGACGGACGTGACGCCACCAACGACCTGACGCACCTGATTCTGAAGTCCAAGCGCGAATTCCCGCTGCATTACCCTGACCTTGCAGCCCGCATCCACAGCCGCTCCCCCGAGAGCTACCTGTGGGACGTGGCCGAGACCATCAAGGACGGCTCGGGCTTCCCCAAGCTGATCAACGACGAGGAGATCGTGCCGCTGTACGTTTCCAAGGGCGCGACCTTCGCCGAGGCCTATGACTACGCAGTATCCGGCTGCACCGAGGCGCGTATGCCCAACCGCGACACCTACACATCGGGCGGCGCGTACATCAACTTCGCCGCCGCCGTGGAAATGGTGCTGCGCAACGGCCGCATGAAGAAATACGGCGATGCCGAGCTCGGCCTGAAGACCGGCGATCCGACCACGTTCGCCACCTGGGAGGAGTTCTGGAACGCATACGTGCAGCAGCACCTGCTTTTCCTGCGCGCCGCCTTCGTGCAGCAGTACAAGATCAACAAGATCCGCGCGACCTGCTTCGCCCAGCCCATGGGCTCGGCCATGCACGACCTGTGCATGAAGCATTGCATCGACCTGCATCAGGAGCAGATCCCCGAGGGCATCAACCTCGGCTACTTCGAATACATGGGACTCGGCACTGTCGTGGACTCCCTCGCGGCCATCAAGAAGCTGGTCTTCGAGGACAAGAAGCTGACCATGCAGCAGATCATCGACGCCATCGACGCCAACTTCGAAGGGCACGAGGATATCGAGGCCCTGCTGCGCAGCGCTCCCTGCTACGGCAACAACGATCCCTATGCCGACAGCATCGGTCGTGAAATCGACAGGATTTCCGTTGAATACGGCGGCAAGTACAGCAAGGATCTGGGCATGCACAACGACGTGCGCTACGTGCCCTTCACCTCCCACGTGCCCTTCGGCAAGGTCGTCAGCGCGACTCCCAACGGACGCAAGCAGTACACTCCGCTGTCCGACGGCTCCTCTGCCTCCCACGGCGCGGATGTGAACGGGCCCACCGCCATCCTGCTCTCGAACTACAACACCAAGAACTACGGCATGCGCGACCGCGCGGCCCGTATGCTCAACATCAAGTTCACTCCCAAGTGCATCGAGGGCGAGCAGGGCACGGAAAAGCTCGTATCCTTCATCCGCACCTTCTGCGACCTGAAGATATGGCACGTGCAGTTCAACGTCATCAACCGCGACACCCTCATCGCGGCCAAGAAGGACCCGCAGAAGTACCGCAACCTGATCGTGCGCATCGCAGGTTACAGCGCCTACTTCGTGGATCTCTCCCCCGACCTTCAGGACGACCTCATCGCCCGTACGGAGCATGGAGACATCTAA
- a CDS encoding TRAP transporter substrate-binding protein, producing MKKIVLAALGLMAAVALTGPIDTAHAGKPLTLRIGHPMAPGNNVTLGLEKFKELVEAKSDKKIKIQIFGSAQLGSDRVTTEAAQAGTLDMSSCSSPNMASFGKAYMALDLPYITSPKYQQNLYKALDEGELGQELERISNEIGLTTIMYSQYGYRNFVSTKKPLRTVADLAGLKVRTTDSPVEVEVAKALGMNPAPVAWGEVYTALQQGTVDAEGNTFSLLNDAKHTEVLKYAMDSNHNYSMHILLMNKKKYDSMTPEQQKIIREAAHEALVWQRGITDELEKKAWDAFKEKGIEVTILSDEERAKLKELTAPVRDEFAKQVPANLLQLIMDTQK from the coding sequence ATGAAGAAGATCGTTTTAGCCGCGTTGGGCCTCATGGCCGCAGTAGCTTTGACCGGCCCCATCGACACGGCCCATGCCGGCAAACCCCTTACCTTGCGCATTGGCCATCCCATGGCCCCTGGCAACAATGTCACCCTGGGTCTCGAGAAGTTCAAGGAACTGGTAGAAGCCAAGAGCGACAAGAAGATAAAGATTCAGATCTTCGGCAGCGCCCAGCTCGGCAGCGACCGCGTGACCACGGAAGCGGCCCAGGCCGGCACTCTGGACATGTCCTCCTGCTCGTCCCCGAACATGGCCAGCTTCGGCAAGGCCTACATGGCTCTGGACCTGCCCTACATCACCTCTCCCAAATATCAGCAGAACCTCTACAAGGCGCTCGATGAAGGCGAGCTCGGCCAGGAACTGGAAAGAATTTCCAACGAAATCGGCCTGACCACCATAATGTACAGCCAGTACGGCTACCGCAACTTCGTCAGCACGAAAAAGCCCCTGAGAACCGTGGCCGACCTCGCCGGTCTCAAGGTCCGCACCACTGACTCCCCTGTCGAGGTCGAGGTGGCCAAGGCACTGGGCATGAACCCCGCTCCCGTGGCCTGGGGCGAAGTCTACACTGCCTTGCAGCAGGGCACCGTTGACGCGGAAGGCAACACCTTCTCCCTGCTCAATGACGCCAAGCACACCGAAGTGCTGAAGTACGCCATGGACTCCAACCACAACTACAGCATGCATATCCTGCTCATGAACAAGAAAAAGTACGACAGCATGACGCCGGAACAGCAGAAGATCATCCGCGAAGCCGCCCACGAAGCCCTCGTATGGCAGCGCGGCATCACCGACGAGCTCGAAAAGAAAGCCTGGGACGCCTTCAAGGAAAAGGGCATCGAAGTGACCATCCTGAGCGACGAGGAACGTGCCAAGCTGAAAGAACTGACCGCCCCCGTGCGCGACGAGTTCGCCAAGCAGGTGCCCGCAAACCTGCTGCAGTTGATCATGGACACCCAGAAGTAA